A region of Acidimicrobiales bacterium DNA encodes the following proteins:
- a CDS encoding HPr-rel-A system PqqD family peptide chaperone has translation MSDTTADNGVGLDLVAERRPSVHAFPFGPEVVLYEDANGTLHHLNPQAALVWRCLDGSGPLSELAADLSEAYGVDRATVEGDVLGMVGHLARSGLLSGVGPGAEPPAEPLSGPAPSFLSDPPAP, from the coding sequence GTGAGCGACACGACCGCCGACAACGGCGTGGGCCTCGACCTTGTCGCCGAGCGCCGGCCGTCGGTGCACGCCTTCCCCTTCGGGCCCGAGGTCGTCCTCTACGAAGACGCCAACGGGACCCTTCACCACCTCAACCCGCAGGCAGCCCTCGTGTGGCGCTGCCTCGACGGTTCCGGGCCGCTCTCCGAGCTGGCCGCCGACCTGTCCGAAGCGTACGGCGTCGACCGGGCGACGGTCGAGGGCGACGTGCTCGGCATGGTGGGCCATCTGGCCCGCAGCGGGCTGCTGTCGGGCGTCGGCCCCGGCGCCGAGCCGCCGGCGGAGCCGCTCAGCGGACCGGCGCCCTCGTTCCTCTCGGACCCGCCCGCACCCTGA
- a CDS encoding polysaccharide deacetylase family protein, which translates to MSAPAQVGDVKVRARRALGQLVKATAAAADTVARPAGGVVALLYHRVGGGSGLELDLPTAVFDRQMAALASGCRVMSYDAAVNALTAAPHSGTGTGVTVTFDDGTADFVDEALPVLVRHGVPAILFVATQFVDEGRPFPRGGIPLSWSALADAVATGLVTVGSHTHRHRLLDRLPPAEVAAELDRSIDLIEDRLGVTPRHFAYPKAVAAGPAAAAEVRRRFRSAALAGTRANRYGATDPYRLARSPIQAGDGMRWFPRKVAGGMALEDRLRALANRRRYAGMST; encoded by the coding sequence ATGAGCGCTCCCGCCCAGGTGGGCGACGTGAAGGTGAGGGCCCGCCGGGCCCTGGGCCAGCTGGTGAAGGCCACCGCGGCGGCGGCGGACACCGTCGCCCGCCCGGCCGGGGGTGTCGTGGCGCTGCTCTACCACCGCGTCGGCGGCGGGTCGGGCCTGGAGCTCGACCTGCCCACGGCGGTGTTCGACCGCCAGATGGCCGCCCTGGCGTCGGGTTGCCGGGTGATGTCCTACGACGCGGCCGTCAACGCCCTGACCGCCGCTCCGCACTCCGGCACCGGCACCGGGGTGACGGTGACCTTCGACGACGGGACGGCCGACTTCGTCGACGAGGCGCTGCCGGTCCTGGTGCGGCACGGGGTCCCCGCCATCCTCTTCGTGGCCACCCAGTTCGTCGACGAGGGCAGGCCGTTCCCCCGGGGCGGCATCCCGCTGTCCTGGTCGGCCCTGGCCGACGCCGTGGCCACCGGCCTGGTCACCGTCGGGTCCCACACCCACCGCCACCGGCTGCTGGACCGCCTCCCACCGGCCGAGGTGGCCGCCGAGCTGGACCGGTCGATCGACCTCATCGAGGACCGCCTGGGCGTCACCCCGCGCCACTTCGCGTACCCCAAGGCCGTCGCCGCCGGGCCGGCGGCCGCCGCCGAGGTGCGCCGGCGGTTCCGGTCGGCGGCGCTGGCGGGGACGCGTGCCAACCGGTACGGGGCGACGGACCCGTACCGGTTGGCTCGCTCGCCGATCCAGGCGGGCGACGGGATGCGGTGGTTCCCCCGCAAGGTCGCCGGTGGGATGGCGTTGGAGGACCGGCTGCGGGCCCTGGCGAACCGCCGGCGCTACGCGGGGATGTCGACGTGA
- the asnB gene encoding asparagine synthase (glutamine-hydrolyzing): MCGIAGVLDPGRATSADVLAGTAAAMAERLRHRGPDDDGVWVDGAAGVALGHRRLSIVDLSVEGRQPMVSPCGHYTLVFNGEIYNHRALRADLAREGVAFRGRSDTEVALAAIAAWGLATALERFNGMFAFALWDATAGELVLVRDRLGEKPLYYGRAGRHFVFASELKALRAHPDFDAGLDRGALALYLRYTYVPSPHTILRSARKLPAGTVLRVPGRAGPAAGEPEPFWDLAAVVARCAGDTVAWSEDEAVERLDAVLRDAVGLRMHADVPLGAFLSGGVDSSTVVALMQAQSARPVRTFTISSPDAGFDESAHARAVARHLGTDHTEIELGPDEALDLIPSLPERYDEPFSDPSQLPTTLMCVVARRHVTVCLSGDGGDEVFAGYNRHVYGERAWRRAAAVPFPARRVLARAILAGAPSAWDARVARWGRCLPPRLRVANAGDKAHKLARLLGAADADDAYRALITQWERPQDLVGAGPVPTTLLDVPERWPRFPDLTRRMMFLDTAVSLPDDMLTKVDRASMSVALEVRVPLLDHRVVELAWRLPGHMKLDRTGGKRVLRRVLHRYVPAPMVDRPKQGFDPPIGAWLRGPLREWAEDHLAERALRDAGHLDPAPVRRAWAEHLGGTRNRDYDLWTVLMFQSWLAAA; the protein is encoded by the coding sequence GTGTGCGGCATCGCAGGCGTGCTGGACCCCGGGCGGGCGACGTCCGCTGACGTGCTGGCGGGCACGGCGGCCGCCATGGCCGAGCGGCTCCGCCACCGGGGGCCCGACGACGACGGCGTCTGGGTCGACGGAGCCGCCGGCGTCGCCCTCGGGCATCGCCGCCTGTCGATCGTCGACCTCTCGGTGGAAGGCCGGCAGCCGATGGTGTCGCCGTGCGGCCACTACACCCTGGTGTTCAACGGCGAGATCTACAACCACCGAGCGCTCCGGGCCGACCTCGCCCGTGAGGGGGTCGCGTTCCGTGGCCGGTCGGACACCGAGGTGGCGCTGGCCGCCATCGCCGCGTGGGGGCTCGCCACGGCCCTGGAGCGCTTCAACGGGATGTTCGCCTTCGCGCTGTGGGACGCCACCGCCGGGGAGCTGGTGCTGGTGCGCGACCGACTGGGGGAGAAGCCCCTGTACTACGGGCGGGCGGGCCGGCACTTCGTGTTCGCGTCGGAGCTGAAGGCGCTGCGGGCCCACCCCGACTTCGACGCCGGGCTCGACCGGGGCGCCCTGGCGCTGTACCTGCGGTACACCTACGTCCCGTCCCCCCACACGATCCTGCGCTCGGCCCGCAAGCTGCCCGCCGGGACGGTGCTGCGGGTGCCGGGCCGGGCGGGCCCGGCGGCGGGCGAACCCGAGCCGTTCTGGGACCTGGCCGCTGTCGTGGCCCGCTGCGCCGGCGACACGGTGGCGTGGTCCGAGGACGAGGCGGTCGAGCGCCTCGACGCCGTGCTGCGCGACGCCGTCGGCCTGCGCATGCACGCCGACGTCCCCCTCGGCGCGTTCCTCTCGGGCGGTGTCGACTCGTCCACGGTCGTCGCGCTCATGCAGGCCCAGAGCGCCCGGCCGGTGCGCACCTTCACCATCTCCTCGCCCGACGCCGGCTTCGACGAATCGGCCCACGCTCGGGCGGTGGCCCGCCACCTGGGGACCGATCACACCGAGATCGAGCTCGGCCCCGACGAGGCGCTCGACCTCATCCCCTCGCTCCCCGAGCGCTACGACGAGCCGTTCTCGGACCCGTCGCAGCTCCCCACGACGCTGATGTGCGTGGTGGCCCGGCGGCACGTGACGGTGTGCCTGTCGGGCGACGGCGGCGACGAGGTGTTCGCCGGCTACAACCGCCACGTCTACGGGGAGCGGGCGTGGCGGCGGGCCGCGGCCGTGCCGTTCCCGGCCCGCCGGGTGTTGGCCCGCGCCATCCTGGCCGGCGCCCCCTCGGCCTGGGACGCCCGGGTCGCCCGCTGGGGCCGGTGCCTGCCGCCCCGGCTGCGCGTGGCCAACGCCGGAGACAAGGCGCACAAGCTGGCACGGCTCCTGGGCGCCGCCGACGCAGACGACGCCTACCGGGCCCTGATCACCCAGTGGGAGCGCCCCCAGGACCTGGTCGGTGCCGGACCCGTCCCGACCACGCTCCTGGACGTCCCCGAGCGCTGGCCCCGCTTCCCCGACCTCACCCGGCGGATGATGTTCCTCGACACGGCCGTGTCACTGCCCGACGACATGTTGACCAAGGTCGACCGGGCCTCCATGAGCGTCGCCCTCGAGGTTCGGGTGCCGCTCCTCGACCACCGGGTCGTCGAGCTGGCGTGGCGGCTGCCGGGGCACATGAAGCTCGACCGGACCGGAGGCAAGCGCGTCCTTCGCCGGGTCCTCCACCGGTACGTCCCCGCCCCGATGGTGGACCGCCCGAAGCAGGGTTTCGACCCCCCGATCGGCGCCTGGCTGCGGGGGCCGCTGCGGGAGTGGGCCGAGGACCACCTGGCCGAGCGCGCCCTGCGCGACGCCGGCCACCTCGACCCGGCACCGGTTCGCCGTGCGTGGGCGGAGCACCTCGGGGGGACGCGCAACCGCGACTACGACCTGTGGACGGTGCTGATGTTCCAGTCCTGGCTGGCGGCGGCATGA